In a genomic window of Infirmifilum sp. NZ:
- a CDS encoding Nre family DNA repair protein translates to MYVKPSPKLCTQCKGARRLCGAPQCPILVRIREQLKASEHLGNAIESPTPPSVLVGEHGYPSVRVGVNLPVGDEKPDLFENPGEWWGRLGLMDILRIRARLVYSYARLPVRRLAGRYVEAVREAAMSFGPVESEAFFKKPPVFSPRFDPLLKPVGFSGEVERIRVTGNPSIPRRVDELAEERVKAGKAVVKLYEAGFDVYYLQRLLSAGVLGVEKRFVPTRWAITAVDKKIGDHLLSRIRDKPEVADYEVYHASYIGNRYTLILAPGSWSMEMLEAWLPGSVWVPSGGVEVYVVHEWEDGIPSGEDGGYYTMRLAVLESLARRNRQARVLAIREITPDYFAPVGNWQIRESVRRALSGRAEKAPSLEEALRLASEHLILPLQVVEERSALLRRMRGQATLLSFMV, encoded by the coding sequence GTGTACGTAAAACCTAGCCCTAAGCTCTGCACGCAGTGCAAGGGGGCTAGGAGGCTGTGCGGAGCTCCTCAGTGCCCTATATTGGTAAGGATCAGAGAGCAACTTAAAGCCAGCGAACACCTCGGGAATGCTATTGAGTCCCCGACTCCGCCTTCGGTGCTTGTAGGGGAGCACGGGTACCCTAGTGTTAGAGTCGGAGTCAACCTGCCTGTCGGGGACGAGAAGCCCGACCTCTTCGAGAACCCGGGCGAGTGGTGGGGCCGCCTAGGGTTAATGGACATACTTCGAATCCGGGCCCGGCTAGTCTACTCTTACGCGAGGCTTCCCGTTAGAAGGCTTGCAGGGAGGTACGTAGAAGCCGTCCGCGAGGCGGCGATGTCCTTTGGTCCCGTGGAGTCCGAGGCCTTCTTCAAAAAGCCTCCCGTGTTCTCACCCCGCTTCGACCCGCTGCTCAAGCCTGTCGGCTTCTCAGGGGAGGTTGAGAGGATACGCGTAACGGGGAACCCCTCGATCCCGAGGAGAGTTGACGAGCTCGCAGAGGAGAGGGTTAAAGCCGGAAAGGCCGTTGTCAAGCTGTACGAGGCGGGCTTCGACGTCTACTACCTTCAGCGCCTGCTATCCGCTGGCGTGCTTGGAGTTGAGAAGAGGTTCGTGCCGACTAGGTGGGCGATCACAGCCGTTGATAAGAAGATCGGCGACCACCTGCTAAGCAGGATACGCGACAAGCCTGAGGTTGCAGATTACGAGGTTTACCACGCGAGCTACATCGGGAATCGCTACACCCTGATACTCGCGCCCGGGAGCTGGAGCATGGAAATGCTGGAGGCCTGGCTTCCAGGCTCCGTTTGGGTGCCGTCCGGCGGGGTGGAGGTCTACGTTGTCCACGAGTGGGAAGACGGGATCCCGAGCGGGGAGGATGGGGGCTACTACACGATGCGCTTAGCCGTGCTCGAGAGCCTTGCACGGCGCAACCGGCAGGCCAGGGTGCTTGCCATCAGGGAGATAACTCCAGACTACTTCGCGCCTGTCGGTAACTGGCAGATAAGGGAGAGTGTGAGGCGGGCGCTGTCGGGGAGGGCGGAGAAAGCGCCGAGCCTCGAAGAAGCGCTGCGGCTCGCGTCAGAGCACCTTATCCTCCCCCTGCAGGTGGTGGAGGAGAGGAGCGCTCTGCTGAGGAGGATGAGAGGGCAGGCGACCCTGCTCAGCTTCATGGTGTAG
- a CDS encoding QueT transporter family protein, giving the protein MTEQKTQVKALYYTALVIGLIIAIVIIYEFWVAVATNPKDPWSVFPISRFFTEFTDAMFYIGAFIWLIGTAVFLVELAGYTVTARGLKKTGQGVGDWGVIDIALAALSAAVYGALLAATAPITIVPGFTWLRPANSLAPLFGMFFGIPGAVGVAFGNLIADILGGYFGVGSIGGFVGNFLIAYIPYKFVKDHSFKTAASLGEFYVWGVIVQAIVSAIYICWWLHAMQAVVGLPLFVIWGIIAPSILSNNIAVNAILSPILGVLLYPFVKGRGLYWKDRVKVPQ; this is encoded by the coding sequence ATGACAGAGCAGAAAACACAGGTGAAGGCGCTCTACTACACCGCACTGGTAATCGGCCTCATTATCGCTATCGTGATAATATACGAGTTCTGGGTCGCGGTTGCGACGAACCCTAAGGACCCGTGGAGCGTTTTCCCGATTTCCCGCTTCTTCACAGAGTTCACGGACGCGATGTTCTACATCGGGGCCTTCATCTGGCTGATCGGGACAGCGGTATTCTTAGTTGAGCTGGCAGGCTACACCGTGACAGCTAGGGGGCTCAAAAAGACGGGTCAGGGCGTCGGGGACTGGGGCGTGATAGACATAGCGCTCGCCGCCCTAAGCGCCGCGGTCTACGGGGCTCTCCTGGCGGCTACAGCACCTATAACGATCGTTCCCGGCTTCACGTGGCTGAGGCCTGCAAACTCCCTCGCACCCCTTTTCGGAATGTTCTTCGGCATACCCGGAGCCGTCGGGGTAGCGTTCGGCAACCTCATCGCGGACATACTCGGAGGGTACTTCGGCGTGGGGTCTATAGGAGGCTTCGTCGGCAACTTCCTGATCGCGTACATCCCCTACAAGTTCGTGAAGGACCACAGCTTTAAGACAGCGGCTTCGCTGGGAGAGTTCTACGTATGGGGAGTCATCGTCCAAGCCATCGTGAGCGCCATCTACATATGCTGGTGGCTCCACGCGATGCAGGCGGTGGTCGGGCTACCCCTCTTCGTGATCTGGGGCATAATAGCGCCAAGCATACTTAGCAACAACATTGCGGTCAACGCGATTCTCTCGCCGATACTCGGCGTGCTCCTATACCCCTTCGTGAAGGGAAGAGGCTTGTACTGGAAGGACAGGGTTAAGGTACCCCAGTAA
- a CDS encoding CBS domain-containing protein, translated as MALSSSLFELLVAIVQLYEAYKRPVTSSEIAERLNKSDGTVRNSVAALKALGLVEARTGPNGGYVPTVKGLECVRSPQALERLWEPLQLVVDDAPSRVYAVELDLVGLTDPTGVKAILRIAGSLHNLREGVRVRVGPTSWSRILVTGRVRSVDYRRREVLISVDSLVAVPRITASEVMTPSPIVAREDDELRAVAEVLLAKGIRALPVVNSEGRLCGIVTASNVAEAYLARDFNAKVRDYMERSVPTIRPDADILDIMRILASKKTGRAVVVDENAEPKGIVTRTDVLNKLARLTSPEPGS; from the coding sequence ATGGCCCTCTCCTCAAGCCTCTTCGAGCTCCTCGTAGCCATAGTGCAGCTCTACGAGGCCTACAAGCGCCCAGTCACCAGCTCGGAGATCGCCGAGCGCTTAAACAAGAGCGACGGCACCGTGAGGAACTCCGTAGCAGCGCTAAAAGCGCTGGGCCTCGTGGAGGCCCGGACGGGACCCAACGGAGGCTACGTGCCCACTGTGAAGGGCCTTGAGTGCGTGAGGTCCCCCCAAGCCCTGGAGCGCCTCTGGGAGCCCTTGCAGCTGGTCGTGGACGACGCGCCCAGCAGGGTGTACGCGGTGGAGCTGGACCTCGTCGGGTTAACCGACCCCACAGGCGTGAAAGCAATTCTAAGGATAGCTGGTAGCCTGCACAACCTGAGGGAGGGCGTGAGGGTTCGCGTAGGCCCAACATCCTGGAGCAGGATCCTGGTCACCGGTAGGGTCAGGAGCGTGGACTACAGGAGGAGAGAGGTCCTCATATCAGTTGATTCGCTCGTAGCCGTTCCGAGGATAACGGCCTCAGAGGTCATGACCCCCAGCCCCATCGTCGCGCGCGAAGACGATGAGCTACGAGCGGTAGCAGAGGTCCTGCTCGCTAAGGGCATAAGGGCTCTACCAGTGGTCAACTCAGAAGGCCGGCTGTGCGGCATCGTGACGGCCTCCAATGTGGCTGAGGCCTACCTCGCCCGGGACTTCAACGCCAAGGTCAGGGATTACATGGAGAGGAGCGTCCCCACGATTAGGCCGGACGCAGACATCTTGGACATTATGAGGATCCTTGCCTCCAAGAAGACGGGGCGAGCTGTGGTCGTGGACGAGAACGCGGAACCTAAGGGGATAGTCACGAGGACTGACGTGCTCAACAAGCTCGCCCGACTCACATCCCCCGAGCCAGGAAGCTGA
- a CDS encoding FprA family A-type flavoprotein has translation MITLYSDEKHKVVVFRGFTPRGHVQTNQIVIADSGEGLLADPAGRVVFSKLVSEVSLVVPAPKVKYVFFSHQDPDIVGAAASWYTALPNAKIVLPELWARFVPHLFPAEVNPTERFHLVPDEGAELRLGDCSLKLVPAHFLHSPGNFQIYDPCSRILYSGDLFASLMPEGQEYDFVSDLQAHIQYMEPFHKRYMAGNKAIQAWLSRVKALDIDLIVPQHGAIIRGRDNVEKALKWLEQLKCGLDLL, from the coding sequence GTGATAACGCTTTACTCCGATGAGAAGCATAAAGTAGTTGTTTTCAGGGGGTTCACCCCAAGGGGCCACGTTCAAACCAACCAGATTGTAATAGCGGACTCGGGTGAGGGTCTTCTAGCCGACCCTGCAGGCCGGGTGGTATTCTCGAAGCTCGTATCAGAGGTGTCGCTCGTCGTCCCGGCTCCTAAGGTGAAGTATGTCTTCTTCTCACACCAGGATCCCGACATCGTCGGGGCTGCGGCGAGCTGGTATACGGCTCTGCCCAACGCTAAGATAGTGCTACCCGAGCTCTGGGCACGCTTCGTGCCCCACCTGTTCCCAGCAGAGGTAAACCCCACTGAGAGGTTCCACCTAGTCCCCGATGAAGGGGCAGAGCTGCGGCTAGGCGACTGTAGCCTCAAGCTGGTGCCAGCCCACTTCCTACACTCGCCGGGCAACTTCCAGATATACGACCCGTGCTCGAGGATTCTCTACTCCGGGGACCTCTTTGCCTCCTTGATGCCCGAGGGCCAGGAATATGACTTCGTCTCAGACCTTCAAGCGCACATACAGTACATGGAGCCGTTTCACAAGCGCTACATGGCTGGCAACAAGGCGATTCAAGCCTGGCTGAGCAGGGTTAAAGCGCTGGACATAGACCTCATAGTCCCGCAGCACGGGGCCATCATAAGGGGTAGAGATAACGTGGAGAAAGCCCTAAAGTGGCTGGAACAGCTGAAGTGCGGCCTTGACCTCCTATAA
- a CDS encoding InlB B-repeat-containing protein, translated as MTIILALIAAILLQYMRSQTELQAIATQTQSQRAGEGVLSLSIADTYTNTTSTLPLVNALEGRLEENGTLDALDGKGLVFTPINTTSGYMLQVNFTTELPANALNATQTLYLKPSTTLNVQVFTKTTSGVYTALSTYLLPAGTTTKITIPSHSYILSAQATSNFTLLLDSVETSMTMYNTTGFYLHVRNTGPGYTAIHGLWVITNTTATRIPLTLTLPPGDTAKIPVNVKSSTIKEVRVVAITRVYILRPTPPLLAGNATYTTGILLLSVYPPGSGSTDPAPGSYVYPAGSRVRVSASPGAGYVFAGWLLNGSAFSTSPEVEVVVAGVVNLTAVFQPLQPPRFSILSYNSSISGAVGSRQLQVVTVNNTGQQAGVARVEVYDHNSNLVNSTELPVAPAAPQTASLTVTLPSARGTYTWTLKVKNLATNSYDDSKSIVVTARDLLLQSRGAVIYEDFESTPSGWTQLGGTWNIVSSGWRGSALYGKDDGKGPGGASVFANSSQTPSTVKAIVKIGNVVGKDNTYMGFALLSSLTGSARLYEVALMPNKNILTLYIRSYTDKWHKLATSQNKTLSGNWYTLYLEFSAGQQNSISAYLYDSDGNLMASASASDSAVNPSNIGLIVDGKDKDTVFDDLVVTSGADPRYVVVSGLEASWRVQLLDSSMSLCAEAAADASGVARLSVINCTVLRNATIRVLDQSGNTVIQKTFPVVVGGDTYTYG; from the coding sequence ATGACGATAATACTCGCGCTAATCGCGGCCATCCTGCTCCAGTACATGAGGTCCCAGACGGAGCTCCAAGCCATAGCCACCCAGACTCAAAGCCAGAGGGCGGGCGAAGGTGTGCTCTCACTCAGCATAGCCGACACATACACCAACACCACATCCACGCTGCCTCTCGTCAACGCCCTTGAGGGAAGACTCGAGGAGAACGGGACTCTGGACGCGCTAGACGGGAAAGGCCTCGTCTTCACCCCTATCAACACGACTAGCGGGTACATGCTCCAGGTAAACTTCACAACGGAGCTTCCGGCTAACGCGTTGAACGCGACGCAGACCCTCTACCTCAAGCCTTCAACCACCTTAAATGTTCAGGTTTTTACGAAAACGACGAGCGGGGTCTACACTGCACTGTCAACATACCTTCTCCCAGCGGGCACCACGACTAAAATCACAATCCCCTCACATAGCTACATTCTCTCAGCACAGGCAACGAGCAACTTCACCCTGCTCCTCGACAGTGTTGAAACGAGCATGACGATGTACAACACCACAGGCTTCTACCTTCATGTAAGAAACACGGGGCCCGGCTACACCGCGATCCACGGCTTATGGGTGATCACAAACACGACCGCGACAAGGATCCCTCTAACCTTAACCCTACCACCTGGCGACACTGCTAAGATACCCGTCAACGTGAAATCCTCCACAATAAAGGAAGTGAGAGTTGTGGCCATTACGAGAGTCTACATCCTGCGCCCAACCCCTCCCCTCTTGGCTGGAAACGCCACCTATACGACAGGCATCCTGCTCCTCTCCGTGTACCCGCCTGGCTCTGGCTCCACGGATCCTGCTCCCGGCAGTTACGTTTACCCTGCTGGCAGCAGGGTGCGCGTCTCGGCTTCGCCTGGCGCTGGCTATGTTTTCGCCGGGTGGCTTCTGAACGGCTCGGCCTTCTCAACGAGCCCCGAGGTGGAGGTGGTGGTTGCCGGGGTGGTTAACCTGACCGCTGTGTTCCAGCCCCTCCAGCCGCCCCGCTTCTCGATCCTCAGCTACAACTCAAGCATCAGCGGCGCGGTGGGCTCGAGGCAGCTTCAGGTGGTGACCGTGAACAACACCGGCCAGCAGGCGGGCGTGGCGAGGGTGGAGGTCTACGACCACAACAGCAACCTCGTCAACTCGACCGAGCTCCCAGTAGCCCCCGCGGCGCCCCAGACCGCCAGCCTCACAGTCACGCTCCCCTCGGCCAGGGGCACCTACACCTGGACGCTAAAGGTCAAGAACCTAGCCACAAACAGCTACGACGACTCCAAGAGCATAGTAGTCACCGCGAGGGACCTCCTACTCCAGTCGAGGGGCGCGGTGATCTACGAGGACTTCGAGTCCACGCCGTCAGGCTGGACACAGCTCGGAGGCACCTGGAACATTGTCTCAAGCGGGTGGAGGGGCAGCGCCCTGTACGGGAAAGATGACGGTAAGGGCCCAGGTGGAGCCTCAGTGTTCGCGAACAGCTCGCAGACACCCTCAACGGTAAAGGCGATCGTGAAGATCGGGAATGTGGTAGGCAAGGATAACACGTACATGGGCTTCGCGCTGCTCAGCAGCCTCACCGGCTCGGCGAGGCTATACGAGGTCGCGCTCATGCCGAATAAAAACATCCTCACTCTCTACATCAGAAGCTACACAGACAAGTGGCACAAACTCGCCACTTCGCAGAACAAAACTCTCTCAGGAAACTGGTACACGCTGTACCTCGAGTTCTCCGCCGGGCAGCAGAACTCGATCAGCGCCTACCTGTACGACAGCGACGGCAACCTGATGGCTAGCGCCTCTGCCTCGGACTCAGCCGTCAATCCGTCCAACATCGGGCTCATCGTCGACGGGAAAGATAAAGACACAGTGTTCGACGACCTCGTCGTCACCTCCGGCGCCGACCCGAGGTACGTGGTCGTCTCTGGCTTGGAGGCTAGCTGGCGCGTGCAGCTGCTCGACTCCTCGATGAGCCTCTGCGCCGAGGCAGCTGCGGACGCCAGCGGCGTGGCGAGGCTCAGCGTGATCAACTGCACAGTACTCAGGAACGCCACAATAAGAGTGCTCGACCAGAGCGGAAACACCGTCATCCAGAAAACCTTCCCAGTAGTAGTCGGAGGAGACACATACACCTACGGCTAA
- a CDS encoding aldo/keto reductase: protein MEKKFIPKLGAEVAAIGLGTWGIGGGFWTPDHSRDEEWVDALRYGLQLGLTLVDTAEMYGGGHAEELVGMAVKGFNRDEVFIVSKVWQTHAARDEVVKAAEASVRRLGTYIDLYLIHWPPEGVELCETMRGLEEAVKRGYARFIGVSNFGLQLVEEARSCLSQVDVAAIENKFSLLDRRDEGSVIPYAEREGMLYLAYTPLEKGQLAREQFLASVGAKYGKTAAQVALNWLLRFKPVVPIPKASNRRHVEENAGAAGWRLSEEDWRLISEKFRKVLA from the coding sequence ATGGAGAAGAAGTTTATCCCCAAGCTTGGGGCAGAGGTAGCAGCGATCGGTCTAGGGACCTGGGGCATCGGTGGAGGGTTCTGGACCCCAGACCACTCGCGCGACGAGGAGTGGGTGGACGCGCTTAGGTACGGGTTGCAGCTGGGCCTGACCCTCGTGGACACCGCTGAGATGTACGGCGGGGGCCACGCGGAGGAGCTCGTGGGAATGGCTGTTAAGGGCTTCAACCGGGATGAGGTATTCATAGTCTCGAAGGTCTGGCAGACTCACGCCGCGCGGGACGAGGTGGTGAAGGCGGCCGAGGCCAGCGTTAGGAGGCTCGGGACGTACATCGACCTCTACCTCATACACTGGCCCCCTGAGGGCGTGGAGCTCTGCGAGACGATGAGGGGGCTGGAGGAGGCGGTGAAGAGGGGTTACGCCAGGTTCATCGGTGTCAGCAACTTCGGCTTACAGCTCGTGGAGGAGGCCAGGAGCTGCCTTAGCCAGGTGGACGTCGCGGCCATCGAGAACAAGTTCAGCCTGCTTGACCGGCGCGACGAGGGCTCCGTCATCCCCTACGCTGAGCGCGAGGGGATGCTGTACCTAGCGTACACTCCGCTGGAGAAGGGTCAGCTGGCCCGCGAGCAGTTCCTCGCGAGCGTCGGGGCCAAGTACGGTAAGACCGCGGCGCAGGTCGCGCTGAACTGGCTCTTGAGGTTTAAGCCCGTTGTCCCCATACCGAAGGCCAGCAACAGGCGGCACGTGGAGGAGAACGCCGGGGCTGCTGGGTGGAGGCTTAGCGAGGAGGACTGGAGGCTTATATCGGAGAAGTTCAGAAAGGTGCTGGCTTAG
- a CDS encoding energy-coupling factor ABC transporter ATP-binding protein has product MIRFEEVSFTYPTGVRALEKVSFEIESGEFVGVIGHSGAGKTTLAKLATSLLKPTSGRVLLDGRDTREVPASEAARIASYVFQNPDMMIFSQTIRDEVAFALRNLGFPESEIQRRVQEALRAVDLRKPLDMPPHTLSFGEKHRLAIASVLVMGSRALVLDEPTTGLDYGRSLMLFETLKSLNASGKTVVVITHDLDLLARYASRIIVLEKGRVIRDGGAHEVLGDPDFLEAHGFMLTHVQQVARRLGVRAITPREVADKLAERLRR; this is encoded by the coding sequence ATGATCAGGTTCGAGGAGGTAAGCTTCACCTACCCCACCGGGGTCAGGGCGCTCGAAAAGGTCTCCTTCGAGATTGAGAGCGGCGAGTTCGTCGGCGTGATAGGCCACAGCGGGGCTGGGAAAACCACGCTGGCCAAGCTGGCTACATCGCTCCTTAAACCGACGAGCGGGAGGGTTCTCCTCGACGGGAGGGACACCCGCGAGGTACCCGCCTCGGAGGCCGCGAGGATCGCGTCCTACGTGTTCCAGAACCCCGACATGATGATATTTTCCCAGACGATAAGGGACGAGGTGGCCTTCGCCCTCAGGAACCTTGGGTTCCCGGAGAGCGAGATCCAAAGAAGAGTCCAGGAGGCTCTTAGGGCGGTGGATCTGAGAAAGCCGCTCGATATGCCTCCCCACACGCTGAGCTTCGGGGAAAAGCACCGCCTCGCCATCGCCAGCGTCCTCGTGATGGGCTCCAGGGCCCTCGTCCTCGACGAGCCCACAACAGGCCTGGACTACGGGCGAAGCCTGATGCTCTTCGAGACACTGAAGAGCTTGAACGCCTCAGGCAAGACCGTGGTCGTGATAACCCACGACCTCGACCTCCTGGCCCGCTACGCCTCGCGAATAATAGTGCTCGAGAAAGGCAGAGTCATCAGGGACGGGGGCGCTCACGAGGTCCTTGGGGATCCCGATTTCCTGGAGGCGCACGGCTTCATGCTAACCCACGTCCAGCAGGTGGCGAGGCGCCTAGGGGTTAGAGCGATAACTCCCAGAGAGGTGGCGGACAAACTGGCCGAAAGGCTCAGGAGGTAG
- a CDS encoding energy-coupling factor ABC transporter ATP-binding protein, translating to MGVRPDNVVELRNVHARYVTSERWIVENVTLSASRGEMLVLMGPSGCGKSTLLNVIAGLLPGVIPGVVEGEVVVDGVNPVKQGFRSLAGRVGIVYQNPEIQIVTRSVYEELAMAPENLGLPKEEVISRVEWALDALGLRGYEDKDPQNLSGGEKQLVAIASVLTMKPKLLLLDEPTSMLDHMGTRMVLRAITTLKEEYGLTIIVAEHRVEWAVDVADKVYLMADGRIVTGGTPDEVFSDVETVTKLGVRPPGVTEIAYELYRRGFNLGFPVRLKDFEKILGGVA from the coding sequence GTGGGGGTTAGGCCTGATAATGTTGTAGAGCTGCGGAACGTGCACGCGAGGTACGTGACCTCAGAGAGGTGGATAGTGGAGAACGTTACCCTCAGCGCATCCAGGGGGGAGATGCTGGTGCTCATGGGCCCTAGCGGTTGCGGTAAAAGCACCCTGCTGAACGTTATAGCAGGCCTACTGCCCGGAGTCATACCGGGGGTTGTTGAAGGCGAGGTTGTCGTCGACGGGGTAAACCCGGTTAAGCAGGGCTTCAGGTCGCTGGCGGGGAGAGTCGGCATCGTGTACCAGAACCCCGAGATCCAGATCGTGACGAGGTCTGTGTACGAGGAGCTCGCGATGGCCCCGGAGAACCTGGGGCTCCCCAAAGAGGAGGTCATCAGCCGCGTGGAGTGGGCTCTCGACGCCCTGGGGCTCAGGGGGTACGAGGACAAAGACCCGCAAAACCTCTCGGGGGGCGAAAAGCAGCTCGTGGCGATCGCGAGCGTTTTGACGATGAAGCCCAAGCTGTTGCTCCTCGACGAGCCCACCTCGATGCTGGACCATATGGGGACGAGGATGGTTCTCAGGGCGATAACGACCCTGAAGGAGGAGTACGGTTTAACGATCATAGTCGCGGAGCACAGGGTGGAGTGGGCGGTAGACGTTGCCGACAAAGTCTACCTCATGGCCGACGGGCGCATAGTCACCGGCGGAACCCCCGACGAGGTGTTCTCCGACGTCGAAACCGTGACCAAGCTGGGCGTTCGGCCTCCAGGCGTCACGGAGATCGCCTACGAGCTCTACAGGAGGGGGTTCAACCTGGGCTTCCCCGTGCGCCTCAAGGACTTCGAAAAGATCCTCGGTGGTGTCGCATGA
- a CDS encoding thymidylate synthase → MPDVLVLNPESNVAVATLWTKKEIVAGKLRELGVDGKVNIVGTLYTRYGVNYLLHTLSQHPEIDTVIVFGADLSGSGEALVELFRGGRPEGLRLMWPLEELKPLLDAVRVLDLREAFRRGDYQALADAVNKSFSPGVRRQRLSLELKEVRAPSWPVQVAGLSLVEEDVVRAWAKLLDAVMTWGFLKESEYGEKQKQVLGAQVVLYAEKALASSHKLSEFFPRDELDRHVESLLRGVEGASYSYGERLRRHREAGDQLERLVSRLASSPSTRRAVALTWDFQVDPSSSDPPCLLVVQGDLSGGRYNQLAYFRSHDAYAGWPVNVYSLLRLMEHVSLQLSEKTGRSVRPGFLVVFSASLHVYEHDFVRAREVVERHRGGFAAFVEDPKGNFLVRVEGGRIVLELRDQEGVLVQSLTGSSARELLSQLNLDALMPRHASYLTRELVRAEEALRSGREYIQDAV, encoded by the coding sequence ATGCCTGACGTCCTGGTGCTGAACCCGGAGTCCAACGTCGCCGTGGCCACCCTATGGACGAAGAAGGAGATCGTTGCGGGGAAGCTCAGGGAGCTGGGCGTGGACGGCAAAGTGAACATCGTCGGCACCCTGTATACGAGGTATGGGGTGAACTACCTTCTTCACACCCTCTCCCAGCACCCCGAGATAGACACGGTTATAGTCTTCGGTGCGGACCTCTCCGGCAGCGGGGAGGCTTTAGTCGAGCTCTTCAGAGGGGGGAGGCCGGAAGGCCTCAGGCTGATGTGGCCCCTAGAGGAGCTCAAGCCCCTGCTCGACGCCGTAAGGGTCCTGGACCTCCGCGAAGCGTTCAGGAGGGGCGACTACCAAGCGCTTGCGGACGCCGTGAACAAGAGCTTCTCGCCCGGCGTGAGGAGGCAGAGGCTCAGCCTCGAGCTTAAGGAGGTGCGGGCTCCGTCCTGGCCCGTGCAGGTGGCCGGGCTGAGCTTGGTCGAGGAGGACGTGGTCAGGGCCTGGGCTAAGCTCCTGGACGCCGTGATGACGTGGGGGTTCCTCAAGGAGAGCGAGTACGGTGAGAAGCAGAAGCAGGTGCTGGGAGCGCAGGTGGTACTATACGCCGAGAAGGCCCTCGCCTCCTCCCACAAGCTCAGCGAGTTCTTCCCCCGGGACGAGCTGGACAGGCACGTGGAGTCGCTGTTGAGGGGCGTGGAGGGTGCCAGTTACTCCTACGGCGAAAGGTTGCGGAGGCACCGGGAGGCGGGGGACCAGCTGGAGCGCCTCGTATCGAGGCTCGCGTCCTCCCCGAGCACGAGGAGGGCTGTGGCCCTCACCTGGGACTTCCAGGTGGACCCCTCGAGTAGCGACCCCCCGTGCCTCCTGGTGGTGCAGGGAGACTTGTCCGGCGGAAGGTACAACCAGCTGGCGTACTTCAGGAGCCACGACGCCTACGCCGGGTGGCCGGTGAACGTCTACAGCCTCCTCAGGCTCATGGAGCACGTTTCCCTCCAACTCTCCGAGAAGACTGGTCGCAGCGTGAGGCCCGGCTTCCTCGTCGTTTTCAGCGCCTCGCTTCACGTCTACGAGCACGACTTCGTGCGGGCTCGCGAGGTGGTGGAGAGGCACAGAGGAGGCTTCGCGGCTTTCGTGGAGGATCCGAAGGGGAACTTCCTGGTCAGAGTTGAGGGCGGCAGGATCGTGCTAGAGCTCAGGGACCAGGAGGGTGTTCTCGTTCAGTCTTTAACCGGCTCTAGCGCCCGCGAGCTCCTGAGCCAGCTGAACCTCGACGCGCTGATGCCTAGGCACGCCTCGTACCTGACCCGCGAGCTCGTGCGTGCCGAGGAGGCGCTGAGGAGCGGCCGAGAGTACATCCAGGACGCCGTCTAA
- a CDS encoding energy-coupling factor transporter transmembrane component T family protein has protein sequence MFAGLYVERKSLMHTLDPRSKLAWTLMVVVASISTQFNGLKSLPVFLSTILALTLSGLGSGLAALLIFNSLIFLLVSTLIWAGIYSTQGGVLLELGWLRLTDVGLLVALGKFFLIVNPILAFVVFFASTKPYHLMWTLEKLKVPHKLALTFVIALSLMPSMVRSAREVIDAQKARGLALDKGGVLERIRKHIPIIVPLFSKMLTDIWDLSLVLATRGVGYGKKTYVFEPSWRPRDTLFLVLSLAFYGVVTAWGLGLIML, from the coding sequence ATGTTTGCCGGGCTCTACGTCGAGAGAAAGTCCCTGATGCATACCCTCGACCCGCGCTCCAAGCTGGCGTGGACGCTGATGGTCGTCGTAGCGTCGATCTCCACGCAGTTCAACGGGTTGAAGAGCCTCCCAGTCTTCCTCTCAACCATCTTGGCGCTCACCCTCTCAGGGCTCGGCTCGGGCTTAGCCGCACTGCTGATCTTCAACTCCCTGATCTTCCTGCTGGTCTCCACCCTGATATGGGCAGGGATATACAGCACGCAGGGAGGGGTGCTGCTCGAGCTCGGCTGGCTCCGGCTTACCGACGTGGGGCTGCTCGTCGCGCTGGGCAAGTTCTTCCTCATAGTGAACCCCATCTTGGCCTTCGTCGTGTTCTTCGCCTCGACGAAGCCGTACCACCTGATGTGGACCCTCGAGAAGCTGAAAGTACCCCACAAGCTGGCCCTTACCTTTGTAATCGCCCTAAGCCTTATGCCGAGCATGGTCCGCTCAGCGAGGGAGGTGATCGACGCCCAGAAGGCCCGCGGGCTGGCGCTAGACAAGGGGGGCGTGCTTGAGAGAATAAGGAAGCACATCCCGATCATAGTCCCGCTGTTCTCGAAGATGCTCACCGACATATGGGATCTGAGCTTAGTCCTCGCCACCCGCGGCGTGGGCTACGGGAAGAAGACCTACGTGTTCGAGCCCTCGTGGAGGCCCCGCGACACTCTTTTCCTCGTCCTGTCTCTCGCGTTCTACGGGGTGGTGACTGCGTGGGGGTTAGGCCTGATAATGTTGTAG